Proteins encoded together in one Halalkaliarchaeum sp. AArc-CO window:
- a CDS encoding rhomboid family intramembrane serine protease: protein MVPEWLPLQRLAVVAAGLLAFAIVYAIDRPQGAWGRKLRSRLLFGIPWGTLVSLGGVLLVYLFVQGGAENWYNPVVVPFRAWSYFYPLGMVTAGFSHASAGHLIGNLLGALVLGTLAEYAWGHFPQSRGSSSFESWKTNPYVRAFLIVPGAVLVAGLLSSLFAVGPVIGFSGVVFAFGGFALAFYPLGTIVALAASTLVRLVYNAMRHPELVASADWVYQTPSWATIAIQGHALGLFVGLLVGLYLRRRRGDLPSALRLGTGVLLYGATRSLWAVYWYRGGETYVLYRAIGLALVILLATLVVLAGATRDEPLSIPSLPTPSSLPFLSSSPFRLSLPSIPVSNPIAGVSPAAIGFVLLLVGAAMIAGPAIPVNLVTADEEPLPGDPIEVRDYQVTYAEGVTDGMVDVIDVDLFGETTAVETSGVIVKSQERHLWTTAASKNRLQGSGQEQIGLGGLGWRDSVTAHRTGWQVVGGDRVYRVELEHDGDRRVAFTSTGSHAQPRVDGRNVTVVSWEDGFHLLVAHDGGIETVQIPEQNESVDAMGVQFVREEDDLFAERGETRVRIAAKETYRR from the coding sequence ATGGTTCCGGAGTGGCTCCCGCTCCAGCGGCTCGCGGTCGTCGCTGCCGGCCTCCTCGCGTTCGCCATCGTGTACGCGATCGACCGACCGCAGGGAGCGTGGGGTCGAAAACTCCGCTCCCGGTTGTTGTTCGGGATCCCGTGGGGCACGCTCGTTTCCCTCGGGGGGGTCCTCCTCGTGTACCTGTTCGTCCAGGGCGGTGCCGAAAACTGGTACAATCCGGTGGTGGTGCCGTTCCGGGCGTGGTCGTACTTCTACCCGCTGGGGATGGTGACGGCGGGCTTTTCCCACGCGAGTGCGGGCCACCTGATCGGCAACCTGCTGGGTGCACTGGTGCTGGGCACGCTCGCGGAGTACGCCTGGGGCCACTTCCCCCAGTCGAGAGGCTCCTCGTCGTTCGAATCGTGGAAAACGAACCCGTACGTCCGTGCGTTCCTGATCGTCCCCGGGGCGGTTCTCGTCGCCGGACTGCTCTCGTCGCTTTTCGCCGTCGGTCCGGTGATCGGCTTTTCGGGCGTGGTCTTCGCATTCGGGGGATTCGCGCTGGCCTTCTACCCGCTGGGGACGATCGTCGCCCTGGCGGCGAGTACGCTCGTCCGACTGGTGTACAACGCGATGCGACATCCGGAACTCGTCGCCAGTGCAGATTGGGTGTATCAAACACCCTCGTGGGCGACGATCGCGATCCAGGGCCACGCGCTCGGGCTGTTCGTGGGACTTCTCGTCGGATTGTACCTCCGACGCCGTCGGGGTGATCTCCCCTCGGCGCTCCGGCTCGGGACCGGCGTGTTACTGTACGGCGCGACGCGGTCGTTGTGGGCGGTGTACTGGTACCGCGGCGGCGAGACGTACGTGCTCTACCGGGCGATCGGCCTGGCGCTCGTGATTCTGCTCGCGACGCTCGTGGTCCTCGCCGGAGCCACTCGCGACGAACCGCTGTCGATTCCGTCGCTTCCGACACCCTCGTCGCTTCCGTTCCTCTCGTCGTCTCCGTTCCGCCTCTCGCTCCCCTCGATCCCGGTGTCGAACCCGATCGCGGGCGTGTCGCCGGCGGCGATCGGCTTCGTACTCCTCCTCGTGGGCGCGGCGATGATCGCCGGGCCGGCGATCCCGGTGAACCTCGTCACCGCCGACGAGGAGCCGCTTCCGGGCGATCCGATCGAGGTGCGTGACTACCAAGTGACCTACGCAGAGGGTGTCACCGACGGGATGGTCGACGTGATCGACGTCGATCTGTTCGGCGAAACCACCGCCGTCGAGACCTCGGGAGTAATCGTGAAGAGCCAGGAGCGACACCTCTGGACCACTGCAGCCTCGAAGAATCGCCTGCAAGGCTCCGGGCAGGAACAGATCGGGCTCGGCGGGCTCGGCTGGCGCGACTCGGTGACCGCCCACCGGACGGGCTGGCAGGTCGTCGGCGGGGACCGCGTCTACCGGGTGGAGCTCGAACACGACGGGGACCGCCGTGTCGCGTTTACCTCGACGGGATCCCACGCCCAGCCACGCGTGGACGGGCGGAACGTCACGGTCGTCTCCTGGGAGGACGGGTTCCACCTGCTTGTCGCCCACGACGGCGGGATCGAGACGGTGCAGATCCCCGAGCAAAACGAATCGGTCGACGCGATGGGCGTGCAGTTCGTCCGCGAAGAGGACGACCTGTTCGCAGAACGCGGCGAAACGCGGGTTCGAATCGCCGCAAAGGAGACGTACCGGCGCTGA
- a CDS encoding helical backbone metal receptor, whose protein sequence is MTVEPIVSLAPSATATIAAMGLTDRLAGVTTHCSIDAETADVTRVGGWLNPSYDRLRDIGPAVVCTSDELQREIRDELRDRGYDVVHREPARLEEVIDGFEALGRALGETDAGTRLARTCRERLEEGKRRVAGRDRPVVYCEEWSDPPMAAGNWVPDAVRAAGGRYPFVAPGERSREIQQAAVENAAPDHAVLHVCGHGDRVSPDRIAGREWDVDPEIHVVDDSLLNQSSPRLLDGIELLSDRLHPQD, encoded by the coding sequence ATGACCGTGGAACCGATCGTCTCGCTGGCGCCGAGCGCGACCGCGACGATCGCGGCGATGGGCCTGACAGATCGCCTCGCGGGCGTGACCACACACTGTTCGATCGATGCGGAGACGGCCGACGTCACGCGGGTCGGTGGCTGGCTGAACCCGTCGTACGACCGCCTCCGCGATATCGGTCCCGCGGTCGTCTGTACGAGCGACGAACTCCAGCGGGAGATCCGGGACGAACTTCGCGATCGTGGATACGACGTCGTCCATCGGGAACCCGCCCGACTCGAGGAGGTGATCGACGGGTTCGAAGCGCTCGGCAGGGCACTCGGCGAAACCGACGCAGGAACGCGACTCGCCCGTACGTGCCGAGAGCGTCTCGAGGAGGGAAAACGGCGGGTCGCCGGACGGGACCGCCCCGTCGTCTACTGCGAGGAGTGGTCGGATCCGCCGATGGCGGCAGGCAACTGGGTCCCGGACGCGGTCCGTGCTGCGGGCGGCCGGTATCCCTTCGTTGCACCCGGAGAGCGATCGCGGGAGATCCAGCAGGCGGCCGTCGAGAACGCGGCTCCCGATCACGCGGTGTTGCACGTCTGCGGGCACGGCGATCGCGTCTCGCCCGACCGGATCGCGGGCAGGGAATGGGACGTCGATCCCGAAATCCACGTCGTCGACGATTCTCTGTTGAATCAATCGAGTCCGCGCCTGCTCGACGGCATCGAACTGCTGTCCGATCGACTGCATCCGCAAGACTGA
- the yjjX gene encoding inosine/xanthosine triphosphatase has protein sequence MRVAVGSRNPVKRRAVQLAMKSDADGFGDGAVVERVDVDSGVDEQPTSHAETRTGAEVRAERAYAAGEYDLAVGIEGGVARFPDGSAGSKRDGDGPSDREEPFLIMWAAVTDGDRIGTGTGPSIALPTGIADRIDAGEELGPVMDDVLGTSEIAKKQGAAGVFTGGRVDRAEALSQAVAGALGPFVCSLYE, from the coding sequence ATGCGAGTCGCCGTCGGGAGCAGGAATCCCGTGAAACGCCGGGCGGTACAGCTGGCGATGAAAAGCGACGCGGACGGCTTCGGCGACGGGGCCGTCGTCGAACGGGTCGACGTCGACTCCGGCGTCGACGAACAGCCGACCAGCCACGCGGAGACGCGCACCGGTGCGGAGGTCCGCGCCGAGCGGGCGTACGCGGCCGGCGAGTACGACCTCGCGGTCGGAATCGAGGGCGGCGTGGCGCGGTTCCCGGACGGTTCGGCAGGTTCGAAGAGAGACGGAGACGGTCCGAGCGACCGCGAGGAACCGTTCCTGATCATGTGGGCCGCCGTCACGGACGGCGACCGAATCGGAACCGGGACCGGACCCAGCATCGCACTCCCGACGGGGATTGCCGACCGGATCGACGCCGGTGAGGAGCTGGGGCCGGTGATGGACGACGTCCTGGGAACCAGCGAAATCGCCAAAAAACAGGGCGCTGCGGGTGTGTTCACCGGCGGCCGGGTCGACCGCGCCGAGGCGCTCTCGCAGGCGGTCGCCGGGGCGCTGGGACCGTTCGTCTGTTCGCTGTACGAGTAG
- a CDS encoding DUF192 domain-containing protein gives MNERALGAAVVVVLLVAGIAVGMSLGLHERGDYEWTTVTIENADSGDRLATVDARIADTREKRYTGLSNTDDLAPDEGMWFVHDEPGTYDYIMRDMSFPIDIVFVDENGTITTIHEAPVEEDQSSLTTYTGYGQYVLEVNLGFTDEHGIEEGDLVVEPIHSPADDRDETT, from the coding sequence GTGAACGAACGGGCCCTCGGTGCTGCCGTTGTCGTCGTCCTCCTCGTCGCAGGGATAGCGGTCGGGATGAGTCTCGGGCTGCACGAGCGGGGCGACTACGAGTGGACCACAGTCACGATCGAGAACGCCGACAGCGGGGACCGGCTCGCCACTGTCGACGCCCGAATCGCCGACACCCGAGAAAAACGCTACACTGGGCTCTCGAACACCGACGACCTCGCTCCCGACGAGGGGATGTGGTTCGTCCACGACGAGCCGGGCACGTACGACTACATCATGCGAGACATGTCGTTCCCGATCGACATCGTCTTCGTCGACGAGAACGGGACGATCACGACGATCCACGAGGCACCCGTCGAAGAGGACCAGTCGTCGCTCACCACCTACACCGGCTACGGACAGTACGTCCTCGAAGTGAATCTCGGATTCACCGACGAACACGGCATCGAAGAGGGCGATCTGGTAGTCGAACCGATCCACTCCCCCGCCGACGACCGCGACGAGACCACCTGA